A genomic region of Miscanthus floridulus cultivar M001 chromosome 3, ASM1932011v1, whole genome shotgun sequence contains the following coding sequences:
- the LOC136544422 gene encoding cysteine-rich receptor-like protein kinase 6 yields MAAPRSPTTSPAPCLVAVPASSASRRTLLRWLLTPVLYYAFMSADAVVSLANPWLTAVEVARLLTLCRGGRKYHVPRVALAVVLPTLAALNLVACLCFRRRRGQQIAQAKHQNPMYSTEAEDIEMMDSMMMDVSTLRAATGDFDESNKLGEGGFGAVYKGVLPDGEEIAVKRLSSSSSQGVEELKNELALVAKLRHRNLVRLISVCLEQQERLLVYEFVPNRSLDLILLDTENEEREQLDWGQRYKIINGIARGLQYLHEDSQLKVVHRDLKASNILLDENMNPKISDFGLARIFGRDQTQAVTSRVVGTYGYMAPEYMMRGNYSVKSDAFSFGVMVLEIVTGRKNSNDGCNLLTTVWEHWEAGTVAELVEPSMGMGGSFPEGDVLRCIHIGLLCVQADPAARPVMSSVVMMLGSDTVTLQAPSKPGFFARNNSANTAVSTVSLSG; encoded by the exons ATGGCCGCGCCCCGCTCCCCGACGACGAGCCCCGCTCCCTGCCTCGTCGCGGTACCTGCCAGCAGCGCCTCAAGGCGGACCTTGCTACGCTGGCTCCTCACCCCCGTGTTGTACTATGCGTTCATGTCCGCCGACGCCGTCGTGTCCCTCGCCAACCCGTGGCTCACTGCTGTCGAGGTCGCCCGCCTGCTCACGCTCTGTCGAG GGGGCCGAAAGTACCATGTGCCCCGGGTGGCTCTTGCTGTTGTGCTGCCAACTCTAGCAGCCTTGAACCTTGTCGCCTGCCTCTGTTTCCGGAGGCGGCGGGGACAACAAATTGCACAGGCCAAACACCAAA ATCCCATGTATTCCACTGAAGCAGAGGACATCGAAATGATGGACTCCATGATGATGGACGTCTCCACCCTACGAGCCGCCACAGGGGATTTCGATGAGAGCAACAAGCTCGGCGAAGGCGGCTTTGGTGCCGTGTACAAG GGCGTCCTCCCGGATGGCGAGGAAATAGCGGTGAAGCGTCTGTCTAGTAGCTCATCGCAGGGAGTGGAGGAGTTGAAGAACGAGCTCGCCCTGGTGGCCAAGCTGAGGCACAGGAACCTCGTCAGGCTCATCAGCGTCTGCCTGGAGCAGCAGGAGAGGCTGCTCGTCTACGAGTTTGTGCCCAACCGGAGCCTCGATCTCATCCTATTGG ACACGGAGAATGAGGAACGTGAACAGCTGGACTGGGGGCAGAGGTACAAGATCATAAACGGCATCGCTCGGGGCCTGCAGTACCTCCACGAGGACTCCCAGCTCAAAGTGGTGCACCGTGATCTCAAGGCCAGCAACATCCTGCTAGACGAGAACATGAACCCCAAGATCTCAGACTTCGGCCTGGCCAGGATCTTTGGCCGGGACCAGACGCAGGCCGTCACCAGCCGCGTCGTCGGCACCTA TGGGTACATGGCACCCGAGTACATGATGCGGGGGAACTACTCCGTGAAGTCGGACGCGTTTAGCTTCGGTGTCATGGTGCTAGAAATCGTAACGGGTCGGAAGAACAGTAACGACGGCTGCAATCTCTTGACCACA GTATGGGAGCACTGGGAGGCCGGGACGGTGGCGGAGTTGGTCGAACCGAGCATGGGCATGGGCGGCAGTTTCCCGGAGGGCGACGTGCTGAGGTGCATCCACATCGGCCTGCTGTGCGTCCAGGCAGACCCTGCGGCCCGGCCGGTGATGTCGTCGGTCGTGATGATGCTCGGCAGCGACACGGTCACCCTCCAGGCTCCATCCAAGCCGGGATTCTTCGCCAGGAACAACAGCGCCAACACAGCCGTGTCGACGGTGTCATTGAGTGGTTAG
- the LOC136542414 gene encoding cysteine-rich receptor-like protein kinase 6 isoform X1, producing MFDGRCAVVVVASLALLLPPVPPAAATQEFYCDYSTYADNSTFQANLNLLGAALPANASASPAGYATGAVGAAPDQVNGMALCRGDTNASSCSSCVAAAFRDAQQRCPLTKGATGYKDACTLRFAGIRFLDFLREDQWLVSELVPLIDPSSGSVNAADAWFGAAVTGIFTALVHRAAAASNATRKYFATGEMDFDPKLYGLAQCAPDLTPAQCQSCLGDLQSRVTAQFLSGRPLGNNAFHVWCSLRYSVSPFYAGRAMLQLPAPPAPPPTATPTPHSSGRKMNAAGISAGITFVVVLMLILSVFFFIRFKLRINVKKNDHPLKKIGRAQCTIFDLLTLEEATEHFSEKNKLGEGGFGIVYKGILSDGQEIAVKKLLGRAGSGLDQLQNEVQVLAELQHKNLVGLQGFCSHHNDTLLVYEYIKNGSLDSILFDDSKGNALNWEQQYNIIFGIAKGILYLHEDSSMRIIHRDLKASNILLDDNMEPKIADFGLARFLGEGHTHTQTARVVGTFGYMAPEYVFHRRVSPKIDIFSFGVLVLEIVTRRSNCSSDDHSTVNLLSNVWDHWKKGTMSQMLHRSLNEFARSQALRCIHIGLLCVQPEPDDRPDISAVVFMLTRDSIELQPPAQPAFFFGRESPSASRSDGQSSYVYDRSRFMLEQGVSVNGVTLSELYPR from the exons ATGTTCGACGGCCGCtgtgccgtcgtcgtcgtcgcttcCCTCGCGCTGCTTCTGCCGCCGGTACCACCGGCCGCGGCGACCCAGGAGTTTTACTGCGACTATTCCACCTATGCGGACAACAGCACGTTCCAGGCGAACCTGAACCTCCTCGGCGCGGCGCTCCCCGCCAACGCCTCCGCCTCGCCGGCAGGGTACGCCACCGGCGCCGTCGGTGCGGCGCCGGACCAGGTCAACGGGATGGCGCTCTGCCGCGGCGACACGAACgcttcctcctgctcctcctgcgTCGCGGCCGCGTTCCGGGACGCGCAGCAGCGCTGCCCCCTCACGAAGGGCGCCACCGGCTACAAGGACGCTTGCACCCTTCGCTTCGCCGGCATCCGGTTCCTTGACTTTCTCAGGGAGGACCAGTGGCTCGTCTCAGAGTTGGT TCCCTTGATTGACCCGTCCTCTGGGAGCGTCAACGCCGCAGATGCCTGGTTCGGCGCCGCCGTCACGGGGATCTTCACGGCCCTGGTCcaccgcgcggcggcggcgagcaacGCGACGAGGAAGTACTTCGCCACGGGGGAGATGGATTTCGACCCTAAGCTCTATGGGCTCGCGCAGTGCGCGCCGGATCTGACGCCGGCGCAGTGCCAGAGCTGCCTCGGAGACCTCCAGTCGAGGGTGACGGCGCAGTTCCTGAGCGGACGGCCCCTCGGGAACAACGCTTTCCATGTGTGGTGCTCCCTGAGGTATAGTGTGTCGCCGTTCTACGCCGGCCGGGCGATGCTGCAGCTTCCGGCGCCGCCGGCACCTCCACCAACGGCCACGCCCACGCCCCATTCTTCAG GGAGGAAAATGAATGCAGCAGGAATCTCTGCAGGCATAACCTTTGTTGTTGTGTTGATGTTAATTCTTTCGGTCTTTTTCTTTATTCGCTTCAAGCTAAGGATTAATGTGAAGAAAAATGATCACC CACTAAAGAAGATAGGGAGAGCTCAATGCACGATCTTTGATTTGCTGACGCTGGAAGAGGCGACTGAACATTTCTCAGAGAAAAATAAGCTTGGAGAAGGTGGTTTTGGTATTGTGTACAAG GGGATACTGTCAGACGGGCAAGAGATAGCAGTCAAGAAACTTTTAGGAAGAGCCGGGTCTGGGTTGGATCAGCTACAAAATGAGGTGCAGGTACTGGCAGAGCTTCAGCACAAGAATCTTGTTGGGTTACAGGGTTTCTGCTCGCATCATAATGATACACTTCTAGTTTATGAATACATCAAGAATGGGAGCCTTGACAGCATTCTATTCG ATGATAGCAAAGGAAATGCACTTAACTGGGAGCAACAGTACAACATCATCTTTGGAATTGCCAAGGGGATATTGTATCTCCATGAGGACTCAAGCATGAGGATCATCCATCGGGACCTGAAGGCAAGTAACATTCTTCTCGACGACAACATGGAACCGAAAATTGCAGATTTTGGGTTGGCAAGGTTTCTAGGAGAAGGCCACACCCATACTCAGACAGCCAGAGTTGTTGGGACATT TGGCTATATGGCGCCAGAGTATGTATTTCATCGTCGTGTGTCGCCCAAGATAGACATCTTTAGCTTCGGCGTGTTGGTCCTTGAGATCGTGACCAGGAGAAGCAACTGCAGCTCTGATGACCACAGCACTGTGAATCTCCTTAGTAAT GTCTGGGATCACTGGAAGAAAGGGACGATGTCACAAATGCTTCACCGGTCACTGAATGAGTTTGCTCGAAGCCAAGCGCTGCGATGCATCCACATTGGTCTGCTGTGCGTCCAGCCGGAACCTGACGATAGGCCTGACATATCAGCCGTAGTGTTTATGTTAACCAGGGATAGCATAGAGCTCCAGCCGCCGGCGCAGCCTGCATTCTTCTTCGGTAGAGAATCACCTTCAGCTTCACGGTCAGATGGTCAAAGCAGCTATGTATATGACCGGTCTCGTTTCATGTTGGAACAGGGC
- the LOC136542414 gene encoding cysteine-rich receptor-like protein kinase 6 isoform X2, whose translation MFDGRCAVVVVASLALLLPPVPPAAATQEFYCDYSTYADNSTFQANLNLLGAALPANASASPAGYATGAVGAAPDQVNGMALCRGDTNASSCSSCVAAAFRDAQQRCPLTKGATGYKDACTLRFAGIRFLDFLREDQWLVSELVPLIDPSSGSVNAADAWFGAAVTGIFTALVHRAAAASNATRKYFATGEMDFDPKLYGLAQCAPDLTPAQCQSCLGDLQSRVTAQFLSGRPLGNNAFHVWCSLRYSVSPFYAGRAMLQLPAPPAPPPTATPTPHSSALKKIGRAQCTIFDLLTLEEATEHFSEKNKLGEGGFGIVYKGILSDGQEIAVKKLLGRAGSGLDQLQNEVQVLAELQHKNLVGLQGFCSHHNDTLLVYEYIKNGSLDSILFDDSKGNALNWEQQYNIIFGIAKGILYLHEDSSMRIIHRDLKASNILLDDNMEPKIADFGLARFLGEGHTHTQTARVVGTFGYMAPEYVFHRRVSPKIDIFSFGVLVLEIVTRRSNCSSDDHSTVNLLSNVWDHWKKGTMSQMLHRSLNEFARSQALRCIHIGLLCVQPEPDDRPDISAVVFMLTRDSIELQPPAQPAFFFGRESPSASRSDGQSSYVYDRSRFMLEQGVSVNGVTLSELYPR comes from the exons ATGTTCGACGGCCGCtgtgccgtcgtcgtcgtcgcttcCCTCGCGCTGCTTCTGCCGCCGGTACCACCGGCCGCGGCGACCCAGGAGTTTTACTGCGACTATTCCACCTATGCGGACAACAGCACGTTCCAGGCGAACCTGAACCTCCTCGGCGCGGCGCTCCCCGCCAACGCCTCCGCCTCGCCGGCAGGGTACGCCACCGGCGCCGTCGGTGCGGCGCCGGACCAGGTCAACGGGATGGCGCTCTGCCGCGGCGACACGAACgcttcctcctgctcctcctgcgTCGCGGCCGCGTTCCGGGACGCGCAGCAGCGCTGCCCCCTCACGAAGGGCGCCACCGGCTACAAGGACGCTTGCACCCTTCGCTTCGCCGGCATCCGGTTCCTTGACTTTCTCAGGGAGGACCAGTGGCTCGTCTCAGAGTTGGT TCCCTTGATTGACCCGTCCTCTGGGAGCGTCAACGCCGCAGATGCCTGGTTCGGCGCCGCCGTCACGGGGATCTTCACGGCCCTGGTCcaccgcgcggcggcggcgagcaacGCGACGAGGAAGTACTTCGCCACGGGGGAGATGGATTTCGACCCTAAGCTCTATGGGCTCGCGCAGTGCGCGCCGGATCTGACGCCGGCGCAGTGCCAGAGCTGCCTCGGAGACCTCCAGTCGAGGGTGACGGCGCAGTTCCTGAGCGGACGGCCCCTCGGGAACAACGCTTTCCATGTGTGGTGCTCCCTGAGGTATAGTGTGTCGCCGTTCTACGCCGGCCGGGCGATGCTGCAGCTTCCGGCGCCGCCGGCACCTCCACCAACGGCCACGCCCACGCCCCATTCTTCAG CACTAAAGAAGATAGGGAGAGCTCAATGCACGATCTTTGATTTGCTGACGCTGGAAGAGGCGACTGAACATTTCTCAGAGAAAAATAAGCTTGGAGAAGGTGGTTTTGGTATTGTGTACAAG GGGATACTGTCAGACGGGCAAGAGATAGCAGTCAAGAAACTTTTAGGAAGAGCCGGGTCTGGGTTGGATCAGCTACAAAATGAGGTGCAGGTACTGGCAGAGCTTCAGCACAAGAATCTTGTTGGGTTACAGGGTTTCTGCTCGCATCATAATGATACACTTCTAGTTTATGAATACATCAAGAATGGGAGCCTTGACAGCATTCTATTCG ATGATAGCAAAGGAAATGCACTTAACTGGGAGCAACAGTACAACATCATCTTTGGAATTGCCAAGGGGATATTGTATCTCCATGAGGACTCAAGCATGAGGATCATCCATCGGGACCTGAAGGCAAGTAACATTCTTCTCGACGACAACATGGAACCGAAAATTGCAGATTTTGGGTTGGCAAGGTTTCTAGGAGAAGGCCACACCCATACTCAGACAGCCAGAGTTGTTGGGACATT TGGCTATATGGCGCCAGAGTATGTATTTCATCGTCGTGTGTCGCCCAAGATAGACATCTTTAGCTTCGGCGTGTTGGTCCTTGAGATCGTGACCAGGAGAAGCAACTGCAGCTCTGATGACCACAGCACTGTGAATCTCCTTAGTAAT GTCTGGGATCACTGGAAGAAAGGGACGATGTCACAAATGCTTCACCGGTCACTGAATGAGTTTGCTCGAAGCCAAGCGCTGCGATGCATCCACATTGGTCTGCTGTGCGTCCAGCCGGAACCTGACGATAGGCCTGACATATCAGCCGTAGTGTTTATGTTAACCAGGGATAGCATAGAGCTCCAGCCGCCGGCGCAGCCTGCATTCTTCTTCGGTAGAGAATCACCTTCAGCTTCACGGTCAGATGGTCAAAGCAGCTATGTATATGACCGGTCTCGTTTCATGTTGGAACAGGGC